The following are encoded together in the Deltaproteobacteria bacterium genome:
- a CDS encoding phosphoglycerate kinase, producing MPINFHDLRYIDNINIKKKRLFIRVDFNVPLTEDGAISDDTRIRSVLPTINYALDEGASIVLASHMDRPRGKKTPKFSLQVVAKRLSRLLDKEVIFLDDCIGEEVEKHKQHLGEEEILLLENLRFNPGEEQNDDGFAKELAQDIDIYINDAFAVAHRNHASVSAITKFAPECAAGFLMKKELNYFSKATENPLRPFVAIIGGAKVSSKLGAMSNLLDKVDKLIIGGGMAFTFLKALGYEIGNSIVENDILNVAYDIMKKAKDKGVKLYLPVDCVVANKFAVTAESKIVPIQEIPKDWIGMDIGPATNLVFSQAINGAKTIIWNGPMGVFEMENFARGTLLMVTHVANSYALTIVGGGDTDVAVQRAGENANISYISTGGGAFLELLEGKELPALKALETAIKNKNN from the coding sequence ATGCCTATAAATTTTCATGATCTGAGATATATTGATAACATCAATATAAAAAAGAAGAGACTTTTTATAAGGGTAGATTTTAATGTCCCGCTCACCGAGGACGGTGCAATATCCGACGATACGAGAATCAGAAGTGTACTGCCGACTATAAACTATGCACTCGATGAAGGTGCATCCATAGTACTCGCTTCACACATGGACAGACCAAGAGGCAAAAAGACCCCAAAATTCTCTTTGCAGGTTGTTGCGAAAAGGCTGTCCAGACTTCTTGATAAGGAAGTCATCTTTTTGGATGATTGCATAGGAGAGGAAGTAGAAAAGCACAAACAGCACCTTGGCGAGGAGGAGATACTTTTACTTGAAAATCTAAGATTTAATCCGGGTGAGGAACAGAACGACGATGGTTTTGCAAAAGAGCTTGCACAGGATATCGATATTTATATTAACGACGCATTTGCAGTAGCTCATAGAAATCATGCAAGCGTATCGGCGATAACAAAGTTTGCTCCAGAGTGCGCTGCCGGGTTCTTGATGAAAAAGGAATTGAATTACTTTTCAAAGGCAACCGAAAATCCCTTGAGACCATTTGTTGCAATCATAGGCGGTGCAAAGGTTTCAAGCAAACTCGGTGCTATGTCAAACCTTCTCGATAAGGTCGATAAGTTAATCATAGGCGGAGGCATGGCATTCACTTTTTTAAAGGCATTAGGCTATGAGATAGGGAACTCTATTGTAGAAAATGACATATTGAATGTTGCTTATGACATTATGAAGAAGGCAAAAGACAAGGGTGTGAAATTGTACCTGCCTGTTGATTGTGTTGTAGCAAATAAATTTGCTGTAACAGCAGAATCAAAGATTGTACCAATACAGGAAATCCCAAAGGACTGGATAGGAATGGATATCGGCCCTGCCACAAATCTTGTCTTTTCGCAGGCTATAAACGGGGCCAAAACCATTATATGGAACGGACCAATGGGTGTGTTCGAGATGGAAAACTTTGCAAGAGGGACCCTCTTAATGGTAACGCATGTTGCAAATTCTTATGCACTTACGATAGTTGGAGGAGGAGATACTGATGTTGCAGTACAGAGGGCAGGAGAAAATGCAAACATCTCTTACATATCAACAGGAGGCGGTGCATTCCTTGAATTGCTTGAAGGCAAAGAATTGCCTGCGTTAAAAGCTTTGGAAACTGCAATCAAGAATAAGAACAACTAA
- the gap gene encoding type I glyceraldehyde-3-phosphate dehydrogenase, producing the protein MKIGINGYGRIGRIVHRITLQRKDMEVVSINDITDSKTLAHLLKYDSVHGTLNTQVSHTDNSIIVNGREIKITSYRDPKDIPWRSLGVELVVESSGLFTDREKAQLHFNGGVKKVVISAPAKDPDITIVLGVNHKDYDPKKHNIVSNASCTTNGLAPVVKVLNDSLGIESGFMTTIHSYTNDQRILDLPHKDLRRARAAAISMIPTTTGAAKALHLVIPEMKGKLDGISIRVPTFDVSIVDLSAIVKKSTTVEEVNTIFKSASEKSMKGILGYSEEPLVSIDHRGTSYSTVFDSLLTKVVNGNLVKVFSWYDNEWGFSTRMVDLIELVGGGI; encoded by the coding sequence GTGAAAATAGGTATAAACGGTTATGGAAGGATAGGCAGGATTGTTCACAGAATAACCTTGCAAAGGAAAGACATGGAGGTCGTTTCCATTAATGATATTACGGATTCCAAAACGCTCGCACATCTATTAAAATACGATTCCGTTCACGGGACACTAAATACCCAAGTATCTCATACGGATAACTCAATAATAGTTAACGGCCGTGAAATCAAGATAACATCGTATAGGGACCCGAAGGATATTCCATGGAGGTCTCTGGGCGTTGAGCTTGTTGTCGAGAGTTCCGGGCTATTTACGGATAGAGAGAAGGCACAATTACATTTTAACGGCGGCGTAAAAAAGGTCGTTATATCGGCTCCTGCAAAAGACCCGGATATAACAATCGTTTTAGGTGTCAATCATAAGGATTATGATCCAAAAAAACATAATATCGTATCTAACGCTTCATGCACAACAAACGGATTGGCACCCGTTGTAAAGGTTTTGAATGACAGCCTCGGGATTGAGAGCGGATTTATGACTACAATTCACTCTTATACGAATGATCAAAGGATACTCGATCTGCCACACAAAGATCTTAGAAGGGCAAGGGCAGCTGCGATATCAATGATCCCTACAACAACAGGGGCCGCAAAGGCACTGCATCTCGTAATCCCCGAGATGAAAGGTAAGCTCGATGGTATCTCTATTAGGGTTCCGACGTTTGACGTGTCAATAGTTGATCTGTCTGCAATTGTAAAAAAATCTACCACAGTTGAAGAGGTGAATACGATATTTAAGTCTGCATCAGAGAAATCGATGAAAGGCATACTCGGCTATTCGGAAGAGCCTCTTGTATCTATAGATCACAGAGGTACATCCTATTCTACAGTTTTTGATTCTCTCTTAACAAAGGTTGTAAATGGTAATCTTGTAAAAGTCTTTTCATGGTATGATAATGAATGGGGATTCTCTACGAGAATGGTTGATCTGATAGAGTTGGTAGGGGGCGGGATATAG
- a CDS encoding IS110 family transposase codes for MIFLKVSPEEIKLLESIPVIGTILSQVISVEIDDIERFTTSSKLCAYAGLVPTTHASGGKEYHGQLLPMCNKWLRWAFVEGAWVAVGCPS; via the coding sequence TTGATCTTCTTGAAGGTATCGCCAGAAGAAATAAAACTCCTTGAATCTATACCCGTAATCGGCACGATATTGTCTCAGGTCATAAGTGTGGAGATTGATGATATTGAGCGATTTACGACATCGAGTAAGCTGTGTGCGTACGCAGGATTAGTTCCAACAACCCATGCCTCTGGCGGTAAGGAATATCATGGACAGTTACTGCCGATGTGCAACAAATGGTTGCGATGGGCATTTGTCGAAGGAGCATGGGTGGCTGTAGGGTGTCCTTCCTAA
- a CDS encoding DUF6036 family nucleotidyltransferase has product MSLNLDTTIESLKEFIKKEHLSLEIIILGGIAMEYYGKKNRMTMDLDAEVKGCDADKLHDYLESKGIYSDIGEDISRWGVVSMPPDYRKKAISIYHDPTLTVKVLHPSDFIISKLRRATEIDIQDALFVAQKYKLNTEELRKDADLAIINSPKDNALFMFKKTVAYFLNKLQETRAISTKEKTSIKQTEEVKKRRGRHY; this is encoded by the coding sequence ATGTCTCTTAACTTAGATACAACTATTGAATCACTTAAAGAATTTATCAAGAAGGAACATTTAAGCCTTGAGATAATCATTCTGGGCGGGATTGCAATGGAATACTACGGGAAAAAAAATAGAATGACCATGGACCTGGATGCGGAAGTAAAAGGTTGTGATGCAGACAAACTACATGATTATTTAGAAAGCAAAGGTATTTATTCGGACATAGGGGAAGACATTTCACGCTGGGGTGTTGTCTCTATGCCACCAGATTACAGGAAAAAAGCTATTTCTATTTACCATGACCCTACTCTTACGGTTAAGGTGCTTCATCCATCAGATTTTATTATATCCAAATTAAGAAGGGCAACAGAAATAGACATACAAGACGCTCTTTTCGTAGCACAGAAATATAAATTGAATACAGAAGAGCTGCGCAAAGATGCAGACCTTGCTATCATAAATTCACCTAAAGACAACGCCCTGTTTATGTTCAAAAAAACAGTAGCGTACTTTTTAAATAAGTTGCAAGAGACACGAGCTATTTCTACGAAAGAGAAAACCAGTATCAAACAAACCGAAGAAGTTAAAAAGCGCCGTGGCCGGCACTATTAA
- a CDS encoding universal stress protein — MIKHILVVVDGSEYSSTAISYGLYLSKRLHANLYFQHVIDIVFLENPFLHDISGAMGFEPFIDFSGKVTEILKERGKQILLDAEKQCNDEGLKCTTYLDTGIVTKEICEREKLVDMVIVGQKGVNAQFDRKMLGSTTEGLSRRTTKPLFICPKDFKDINSIMLAYDDSNAAKNAIGFAASFCKELNLRLSVITINKDETSGREILSKALSYIQPYNINYETIIKNGSAEKELTGIMTQDAYDLLIMGSHGHSRIVEMVLGSTAEYVIRNTAKPVIVVKA, encoded by the coding sequence ATGATAAAACACATACTTGTTGTAGTAGACGGATCCGAGTATAGCAGTACTGCTATATCCTACGGGTTATATCTTTCAAAAAGATTGCACGCAAATCTGTATTTTCAGCATGTCATTGATATAGTATTTTTAGAAAATCCATTCCTTCACGATATATCAGGAGCAATGGGTTTTGAGCCATTTATAGACTTTTCCGGAAAGGTTACGGAGATATTAAAAGAAAGAGGCAAACAAATACTCTTGGATGCAGAAAAACAATGCAATGATGAAGGACTTAAATGCACAACATACCTTGACACAGGTATAGTAACAAAAGAGATATGTGAGAGAGAAAAACTTGTAGATATGGTAATAGTAGGTCAAAAAGGTGTAAATGCGCAGTTTGATAGAAAGATGCTCGGTTCTACTACAGAAGGACTTTCAAGAAGGACAACAAAACCTTTATTTATTTGCCCTAAAGACTTTAAGGACATAAACAGCATCATGTTAGCCTACGATGATAGCAATGCTGCCAAAAATGCCATCGGCTTTGCTGCGTCGTTCTGTAAAGAACTAAACCTCAGGCTAAGTGTCATTACCATAAATAAAGATGAGACATCAGGCAGAGAGATTTTAAGCAAAGCTTTGTCTTATATTCAACCTTATAATATAAATTATGAAACGATTATTAAAAACGGTAGTGCTGAAAAGGAATTAACGGGTATAATGACACAGGATGCTTATGACCTTTTAATCATGGGGTCTCATGGTCATTCAAGGATCGTAGAAATGGTGCTTGGCAGCACAGCAGAATATGTAATACGGAATACTGCTAAACCCGTTATTGTGGTAAAGGCTTAA
- the secG gene encoding preprotein translocase subunit SecG: MYTWLVIVHIIIAVIIVIAVLLQVGKGAGMGAAFGGSSESFFGSSGPGNFLEKLTIIAGILFIVTSLVLSYITPGVRGGSNKLFNEMPAPTSSMPVQRNQPALPVTSTTAPK, from the coding sequence ATGTATACATGGCTTGTGATTGTACACATAATAATTGCTGTTATTATTGTAATTGCAGTGCTTTTACAGGTTGGTAAAGGTGCTGGAATGGGCGCTGCATTTGGCGGTTCAAGCGAAAGTTTTTTCGGTTCAAGCGGACCTGGAAATTTTCTTGAAAAACTGACCATTATTGCCGGTATCCTGTTTATAGTAACATCACTGGTGCTTTCGTATATAACACCAGGGGTAAGGGGAGGCAGTAACAAGCTATTCAACGAGATGCCTGCTCCGACCAGCTCAATGCCAGTGCAACGCAATCAGCCTGCTTTACCGGTAACATCCACAACTGCCCCAAAATAA
- a CDS encoding DUF481 domain-containing protein, whose translation MLKNGDTITGKITGGSKGTLVMSTDYSSPITLQTSTIKKITMGKPLNVQLKNGKTMQGKFAVGSDGKLEIQTGQGVSPSTLNWDQIRALNPPPSSVTGTITAGANSQSGNAHVLNASIGGNVLWKGSWDNAGIRFLYNYAQSAGIMSARNVYGSAKYEHLFTDYFYGYADMEMLSDKFRDLRLRTAEGPGIGYQVWSIPSSTLSVEAGYSYFTEDHFVGKDGSWSTLRAAGTFLWALGKAVHFSEYFVLYDRLDRTDNYTTRNEASISSSLAGNLALKVSNIIEYNRTPPPGIFRMDIYWIIGLQYTF comes from the coding sequence GTGCTCAAGAATGGCGACACGATCACCGGAAAGATCACCGGAGGAAGCAAAGGCACACTCGTCATGTCCACGGACTATTCGTCTCCTATTACCCTGCAGACAAGTACAATCAAAAAAATTACCATGGGAAAACCGCTTAACGTGCAGCTTAAAAACGGCAAAACAATGCAGGGGAAATTTGCTGTAGGGAGTGACGGGAAACTCGAGATCCAAACCGGACAGGGTGTATCCCCTTCCACCCTGAACTGGGATCAGATTCGGGCATTGAATCCACCGCCGAGCTCTGTGACCGGAACAATCACAGCCGGAGCAAATTCGCAGTCCGGCAATGCCCACGTGTTGAATGCATCCATCGGTGGAAATGTCCTGTGGAAGGGATCATGGGACAATGCCGGTATCCGTTTCCTCTATAACTACGCACAGAGCGCAGGAATAATGTCTGCCCGGAACGTCTATGGCTCGGCAAAATATGAGCACCTTTTTACGGATTATTTTTACGGGTATGCGGACATGGAGATGCTTTCGGATAAATTCAGGGACTTGCGTCTGCGCACTGCTGAGGGCCCCGGCATAGGATATCAGGTATGGAGCATTCCTTCGAGCACCCTTTCGGTGGAAGCTGGTTACTCTTATTTTACCGAGGACCATTTTGTCGGGAAGGACGGCTCGTGGAGTACCCTGCGTGCTGCCGGCACGTTTCTGTGGGCCCTCGGAAAGGCGGTGCACTTTTCCGAATATTTCGTTCTGTATGACAGGCTCGACAGGACAGATAACTATACGACACGAAACGAAGCGAGTATCTCATCGTCGCTGGCAGGGAACCTGGCCCTCAAGGTATCAAATATCATCGAATATAACCGCACTCCGCCCCCCGGGATCTTCAGGATGGATATATACTGGATCATCGGCCTCCAATATACGTTTTAA
- the tpiA gene encoding triose-phosphate isomerase — protein MKPKPLIAGNWKLNKGPSEAHAFSKALSEGISTVVSQTIDIIIAPPFVSLSKAKGDGFYLAAQNVYWEEKGAFTGEISSSMLKELGVSYCIVGHSERRLYFNETDRMINLKALALIDNRLIPVVCIGEKMEDRKKGVTNEFVTFQLSSALFGLTIKNPDELVIAYEPVWAIGTGVVATPEQAQAVHETIREYLCGRFGRDIGSNIRILYGGSVNQDNIAGLIKQKDINGALIGGASLDLNVFLNIIDQVYKKEI, from the coding sequence ATGAAACCAAAACCACTAATTGCAGGAAACTGGAAACTTAACAAAGGTCCTTCTGAGGCGCACGCCTTTTCAAAGGCGTTATCGGAAGGAATAAGTACAGTTGTCTCACAGACAATTGATATTATTATTGCACCCCCTTTTGTATCATTATCAAAGGCAAAAGGTGATGGGTTCTATCTTGCAGCGCAGAATGTTTACTGGGAAGAAAAAGGTGCCTTTACCGGAGAGATATCATCGTCAATGCTAAAGGAACTTGGCGTGAGCTACTGTATTGTAGGGCATTCAGAAAGAAGGCTATATTTTAACGAGACGGATAGGATGATAAACCTGAAAGCGCTGGCACTTATAGACAATAGACTTATTCCTGTAGTATGCATTGGGGAAAAGATGGAGGACCGGAAAAAGGGTGTAACAAATGAGTTTGTAACGTTTCAGCTTTCTTCTGCTTTATTTGGGTTAACAATAAAAAATCCTGATGAGCTTGTGATTGCCTACGAGCCTGTATGGGCAATCGGCACCGGTGTTGTCGCAACACCTGAGCAGGCACAGGCGGTACACGAAACTATTAGAGAATACCTTTGTGGAAGGTTCGGTAGAGACATAGGCTCAAATATCCGTATACTTTACGGCGGCAGTGTAAATCAGGACAACATAGCAGGTCTTATCAAGCAGAAGGACATAAATGGTGCATTAATTGGTGGTGCAAGTCTTGACCTTAACGTTTTTTTAAATATAATAGATCAGGTTTATAAAAAGGAGATTTAA